The proteins below come from a single Garra rufa chromosome 3, GarRuf1.0, whole genome shotgun sequence genomic window:
- the prox3 gene encoding prospero homeobox 3 → MDSPTDRFHQQPSQMCPFELYSNPSSHRFSPGGLSSHPLFSPLMHPSSASQRWGSFRQRQGLFPGLLVEDDVGEEDVFGRREFAVGATASSQRCPGGRGQGSDPEPGDWGQDFARVKRLRMDSAARSEDETRREGKRGRKSTASVRIEERKGGEQGNRRESREGRKRQRQELKLQLEETRGKLLELQRKVWKVYGGRTDDEKGAEDEQENGAINLDEVAEMFSDSDDPIIGSGFSPPRCSSKKPNETNGSAFPETSVDLDLELNGDQVWLGCSLVRGEWESAEGGQKFAQALKQELANVVAQVIDRVVRLYAETDPSAITSTIVPRQTSMTLDLNPDRRPRALAEQKEALPLVTKSPQEKRASIPQSVHKDLLLPQANPNLTPLPQPPLPALLPPRSKDHFLHSYPPDNPVPLPLLHYTMQNLFTRSLSSLPLHKDCLSESFMDFRSHNSAFPPLPLLGQLDPSQSDRAREGGMRGGGGGMVDGGDAALYLAAGSSQEGLSPCHLKKAKLMFFYARYPSSSTLKTYFPDVKFNRCVTSQLIKWFSNFREFFYIQMERFARQAAREGLASARERALHLGRDTELYRILNMHYNKSNDYQVPERFVEVSEVALREFFSAIQSGRDGDPCWKKAIYKIICKLDSPVPDSFRLPGCPTDTYRMG, encoded by the exons ATGGATTCCCCTACGGATCGATTTCATCAGCAGCCTTCCCAGATGTGTCCCTTCGAACTGTATTCCAACCCCTCAAGCCACCGATTTTCCCCCGGCGGCTTGTCTTCCCACCCGCTCTTCTCTCCTCTCATGCACCCCAGCAGCGCATCCCAAAGGTGGGGTAGTTTCCGACAGCGTCAGGGCTTGTTTCCTGGGCTTCTGGTGGAGGACGATGTTGGTGAGGAGGATGTTTTTGGGAGGAGAGAGTTTGCTGTTGGGGCTACGGCGTCGTCGCAGCGCTGTCCTGGAGGACGAGGACAAGGTTCGGATCCTGAGCCTGGAGACTGGGGGCAGGATTTTGCGAGAGTTAAGAGACTCAGGATGGACTCGGCAGCTAGAAGCGAAGACGAAACGAGGAGAGAAGGCAAGAGAGGGAGAAAGAGTACAGCTTCGGTTCGAATCGAAGAGCGGAAGGGAGGAGAACAAGGCAACAGGAGGGAAAGCAGAGAAGGTAGGAAGCGACAGAGGCAAGAACTAAAGCTTCAACTGGAGGAAACCAGAGGGAAACTTCTGGAACTGCAACGCAAGGTGTGGAAAGTGTACGGAGGGCGGACGGATGACGAGAAAGGAGCGGAGGACGAACAAGAGAATGGGGCGATTAATCTCGACGAGGTTGCAGAGATGTTTTCTGACAGCGATGATCCAATTATCGGCAGTGGATTTTCTCCTCCGCGCTGTTCGTCTAAGAAACCCAATGAAACCAATGGGAGTGCTTTTCCAGAGACCTCCGTAGATCTGGATTTGGAGTTGAATGGTGATCAAGTGTGGCTGGGATGCAGCCTGGTTAGAGGTGAGTGGGAGAGCGCTGAAGGAGGTCAGAAGTTTGCACAAGCTCTAAAACAGGAGCTGGCAAATGTTGTGGCTCAAGTTATCGACAGAGTCGTCCGCCTCTATGCCGAAACCGACCCCTCGGCAATCACATCCACCATCGTTCCTCGACAAACCAGCATGACTCTGGATCTAAACCCTGACCGGAGGCCTAGAGCACTGGCAGAGCAGAAGGAAGCGTTGCCGCTTGTCACAAAGAGTCCTCAAGAAAAGAGGGCCTCTATTCCTCAGAGTGTGCACAAAGACCTCCTCCTCCCTCAAGCCAATCCAAACCTCACTCCGCTACCCCAGCCTCCTCTCCCGGCACTTTTACCCCCTAGGAGCAAAGACCACTTCCTGCACTCCTATCCCCCAGACAACCCCGTTCCCCTGCCCCTTCTTCACTACACCATGCAGAATCTCTTCACCCGCTCCCTCTCCAGTTTGCCTCTTCATAAGGACTGCCTGTCTGAATCATTCATGGACTTCCGTTCACACAACTCAGCGTTCCCACCCCTCCCGTTGCTGGGCCAGCTAGACCCCTCTCAATCGGATAGAGCGAGGGAAGGAGGGATGAGAGGAGGTGGAGGAGGAATGGTGGATGGAGGAGATGCAGCACTCTATCTTGCTGCTGGGTCA TCTCAGGAAGGTCTCTCTCCGTGCCACCTGAAGAAAGCCAAACTCATGTTCTTCTACGCACGCTACCCCAGCTCCAGCACACTCAAGACATATTTCCCTGATGTCAAA TTCAATCGCTGTGTCACTTCCCAGCTGATTAAGTGGTTCAGTAACTTCCGGGAGTTCTTCTATATCCAGATGGAGCGCTTTGCCCGTCAGGCAGCCAGAGAGGGGCTTGCATCTGCCAGGGAAAGAGCGCTTCACCTGGGCAGAGACACTGAGCTCTACCGCATTCTCAACATGCACTACAATAAGAGCAATGATTACCAG GTTCCAGAGAGGTTTGTGGAGGTATCTGAGGTGGCCCTGAGGGAGTTTTTCTCTGCCATACAAAGTGGTCGGGATGGTGATCCATGCTGGAAGAAGGCCATCTACAAGATCATCTGTAAATTAGACAGCCCGGTGCCTGACAGCTTCCGTCTGCCCGGCTGCCCGACGGATACTTACCGGATGGGTTAA
- the snx15 gene encoding sorting nexin-15: MSRKTKTEEYHRFFTVTDPRTHEKGHTEYKVTARFVSKTQPENVKEVVVWKRYTELKKLHGELAYTHRNLFRRQEEFPPFPRAQVFGRFDEAVIEERRKAAEAMLLFTTNIPALYNSPQLKEFFRGGEVRRPMETAAVAISLPPPLIPLPERNTELLADEETGREAPLQAQELESNQRPADLTLPEMAVEALSDTESSPTQETQTETEIQGLTEEERKTDITTQTETEIKGLTEEERETDITTHQNNSTDQCAAAAASTDSTTHDSLEIPSFPVDQSEEIDSLFDSGLDEHSYKAPPPLSETDLAIFDPCAKEDQPYGSPSHAALLSVPLTGTNGTESAGEASYVSQANEELNAAQERERKGEYSTAVQRYRAAVDIFMKGAQGDVDLKRREAVKRKIAEILEHAERLLSIQTPTHDHNT; encoded by the exons ATGTCTCGAAAGACCAAAACAGAGGAATATCACCGCTTCTTCACTGTGACAGATCCTCGCACACACGAGAAAGGACACACGGAATATAAAGTGACAGCAAGG TTTGTATCAAAGACACAGCCGGAGAATGTTAAAGAG GTTGTGGTGTGGAAGAGGTACACAGAGCTGAAGAAATTACATGGAGAGCTGGCGTACACTCATAGGAACCTGTTCAGGCGGCAAGAAGAGTTTCCCCCTTTTCCACGAGCACAGGTTTTCG GGCGTTTTGATGAGGCTGTGATTGAAGAGAGAAGGAAAGCAGCTGAGGCCATGCTGCTCTTTACTACAAATATTCCTGCTCTTTACAACAGCCCTCAACTCAAAGAATTCTTCAGG GGAGGAGAAGTGAGAAGACCAATGGAAACAGCTGCTGTTGCTATATCTCTTCCGCCTCCTCTTATTCCCCTACCTGAGAGGAACACTGAACTGTTGGCTGACGAGGAGACAGGGAGAGAGGCTCCTCTCCAGGCCCAAGAGCTGGAGTCCAACCAAAGACCAGCAGATCTTACCCTCCCTGAAATGGCGGTCGAGGCTCTCAGTGACACAGAAAGCAGCCCGACACAAGAAAcacaaacagaaacagaaatacAAGGGCTGACAGAAGAAGAGAGAAAGACTGACATCACAACACAAacagaaactgaaataaaagggCTGACAGAAGAAGAAAGAGAGACTGACATCACAACACATCAGAATAACAGCACAGACCAatgcgctgctgctgctgcctcTACCGACTCTACAACAC ATGACTCACTTGAAATTCCAAGTTTTCCAGTGGACCAATCAGAGGAGATTGATTCACTTTTTGACTCGGGGTTGGACGAACATTCATACAAAGCCCCGCCTCCGCTTTCAGAAACAGACCTTGCTATTTTTGACCCGTGTGCCAAAGAAG ATCAACCGTATGGATCACCCAGCCATGCTGCACTTCTGTCTGTTCCTCTAACCGGTACAAATGGGACGGAGTCTGCTGGAGAAGCAAGCTATGTGTCTCAGGCCAATGAAGAGCTGAATGCCGcccaggagagagagagaaagggcgAATACAGTACAGCAGTACAACGATATAGGGCGGCTGTTGATATATTTATGAAAGGAGCGCAAG GAGATGTAGATTTGAAGAGGAGAGAAGCAGTGAAGAGGAAGATTGCTGAAATCCTAGAGCATGCGGAGAGACTTCTCTCCATACAGACTCCCACTCACGACCACAATACATAG